The uncultured Desulfobulbus sp. genome window below encodes:
- the infB gene encoding translation initiation factor IF-2 — protein sequence MSKVRIYDLAKEVGLKSKELADKLIAMGYPIASHSSSVDDDMAADIRKKLKSDTSLGAGGGRIERKARTENSAAKTKTVIRRRPKAVKEEAAKLQEAAEAEALEAEVQALEARLKAQEEAQEAEPAAVEPQVEVEAQESQPVAEPEVIATQAETSSPSSEPSLDGDQAAPEVEATPAPSAKTAESPAEEQTSASTEVKQGAEPQEPKPAKGKKKQAKGDEASTQEKEHKAKAPKQEAHKPKPLAKIVGRVVIPQPEKRTPKPAPAKSRPARPVRPTAGPADPGPFPNRDDAAANRGDGKGKKKGKRVVAIHDEDAAGRKAAKGAKKGGKGRVNFNGDGDVEYMRPRKGRKKRDNRRDQQIQAQIAETKAIKRRIKVISTINVGDLAKRMGVKASEVIAALMRLGVMATVNQALDVDTAMLVASDFGYEVEQAMTEELELEALQEQEEEQGGEARPRPPVVTVMGHVDHGKTSILDAIRKTDVVAGEAGGITQHIGAYHVQAPSGDLTFVDTPGHAAFTEMRSRGAKVTDIVVLVVAADDGVMDQTKEAIAHSKAAEVPIVVAVNKIDKDNADPDRVKRELSDFDLIPEDWGGTTIFCETSAKKGIGVAELLEAIQLQAEMLELRADPDRKAKGTVIEAQLHKGRGAVATVLVQEGTLRPGDNFVAGIYSGKVRSLTNERGEQVEEAGPSIPVEVQGLSGVPQAGDEFVALADEKMAKSVANARQLKARETELASASKVSLDNLFEKMAEQEMKELRVILRADVQGTLQAFGQAAENLSTKNIRVRSLHEGTGSITENDIHLAAASDAIIIGFNVRPTVKVKELAEHEGVDVRSYDVIYHALEDIEKAMIGMLEPEFEERVIGTADVRDTFQVPKVGMIAGCSIIQGKVERHAKVRVLRDGVVIYTGKISSLRRFKDDVKEVLTGFECGIGVENFNDIKVGDNLEAFVLDEVEATL from the coding sequence ATCTCGCAAAAGAAGTTGGACTGAAAAGTAAAGAACTGGCCGATAAGTTAATTGCAATGGGGTATCCCATTGCGAGTCATAGTTCAAGTGTAGACGACGATATGGCAGCGGATATTCGAAAGAAATTGAAAAGTGATACTTCTCTTGGGGCAGGAGGGGGGCGCATCGAGCGAAAGGCTCGGACTGAAAATAGCGCTGCCAAAACTAAAACTGTGATTCGCCGTCGGCCTAAGGCTGTAAAGGAGGAGGCCGCCAAACTTCAGGAGGCTGCCGAAGCCGAGGCTCTTGAAGCTGAGGTGCAGGCATTGGAGGCACGGCTAAAAGCTCAGGAAGAGGCTCAAGAGGCTGAACCGGCCGCGGTTGAGCCCCAGGTTGAGGTAGAGGCACAAGAGAGTCAGCCCGTTGCAGAACCAGAGGTTATTGCAACTCAGGCTGAAACGTCCTCCCCATCCTCAGAGCCGTCTCTTGATGGAGATCAGGCCGCCCCAGAGGTCGAAGCCACACCTGCTCCGTCCGCAAAAACTGCCGAGTCTCCTGCTGAAGAGCAAACTTCTGCATCAACCGAAGTCAAGCAAGGCGCTGAACCGCAGGAGCCAAAGCCTGCCAAAGGTAAAAAGAAACAGGCAAAGGGTGATGAGGCTTCAACTCAGGAAAAAGAGCACAAGGCCAAAGCTCCCAAGCAAGAGGCTCACAAGCCGAAACCCTTGGCAAAAATTGTTGGCCGGGTGGTTATTCCTCAGCCGGAAAAACGGACGCCTAAGCCTGCGCCTGCTAAGTCTCGTCCTGCTCGTCCCGTTCGCCCTACTGCCGGACCTGCAGACCCCGGTCCTTTTCCCAATCGGGATGATGCCGCAGCCAACCGCGGAGATGGCAAGGGCAAGAAAAAAGGCAAACGCGTTGTAGCCATTCATGATGAGGATGCTGCCGGAAGAAAAGCCGCAAAGGGAGCAAAAAAAGGTGGCAAGGGGCGTGTCAATTTTAACGGTGACGGTGACGTTGAATACATGCGTCCGCGCAAAGGTCGTAAAAAACGGGATAATCGCCGTGACCAGCAGATACAGGCGCAGATCGCCGAAACTAAAGCCATCAAACGTCGGATTAAAGTTATCTCGACCATCAACGTTGGCGACCTGGCCAAACGTATGGGGGTTAAGGCAAGTGAAGTCATCGCAGCCTTGATGCGGCTTGGCGTTATGGCAACGGTGAACCAGGCCCTGGATGTCGACACCGCTATGCTTGTTGCCTCTGATTTTGGGTACGAGGTTGAGCAGGCAATGACCGAAGAGCTTGAGCTTGAGGCATTGCAGGAGCAGGAAGAAGAGCAGGGTGGCGAGGCCCGTCCGCGTCCGCCGGTGGTCACGGTCATGGGCCATGTTGACCACGGTAAGACCTCTATTCTCGATGCTATCCGCAAAACCGACGTGGTCGCCGGTGAGGCCGGTGGTATTACCCAGCATATCGGTGCTTACCATGTGCAGGCCCCCTCGGGAGATCTCACCTTTGTCGATACCCCCGGTCATGCCGCTTTTACCGAGATGCGTTCTCGAGGTGCCAAGGTAACCGATATCGTAGTTTTGGTTGTCGCAGCTGATGACGGCGTTATGGATCAGACCAAGGAAGCCATTGCCCACTCCAAGGCTGCTGAGGTCCCCATCGTGGTCGCGGTAAACAAAATCGATAAAGACAACGCTGATCCAGACCGGGTCAAGCGTGAGTTGAGTGATTTTGACCTCATTCCTGAGGATTGGGGTGGAACCACTATCTTCTGTGAAACCTCTGCCAAAAAAGGCATTGGTGTGGCTGAGTTGCTTGAGGCCATTCAGCTCCAAGCAGAGATGCTCGAGCTGCGTGCCGATCCCGACCGGAAGGCCAAAGGAACCGTCATCGAAGCCCAGCTGCACAAGGGCCGTGGTGCGGTGGCAACAGTACTTGTTCAGGAGGGAACACTGCGTCCCGGTGATAACTTTGTTGCCGGTATCTACTCCGGTAAGGTGCGTTCGTTGACCAATGAGCGTGGCGAACAGGTCGAAGAGGCGGGGCCGTCCATTCCGGTTGAGGTCCAGGGCTTAAGCGGTGTACCCCAGGCCGGTGATGAGTTTGTTGCTCTAGCTGATGAGAAGATGGCCAAATCTGTTGCCAATGCTCGTCAGCTCAAAGCGCGTGAAACCGAGCTTGCTTCAGCCTCTAAGGTTTCTCTGGACAACCTGTTCGAGAAGATGGCCGAGCAGGAGATGAAAGAGCTGCGCGTTATTCTCCGTGCTGATGTACAGGGTACCCTGCAGGCCTTTGGTCAGGCGGCTGAAAATCTGTCCACCAAAAACATTCGTGTTCGTTCGCTCCACGAAGGAACGGGTTCCATCACTGAAAACGATATTCACCTCGCCGCTGCCTCCGATGCTATTATTATCGGCTTTAACGTGCGCCCCACCGTCAAGGTGAAGGAGCTGGCAGAGCATGAAGGTGTTGATGTTCGCTCCTATGATGTTATCTATCACGCCCTTGAAGATATCGAAAAGGCCATGATAGGTATGCTCGAGCCCGAGTTTGAGGAGCGTGTTATCGGTACCGCTGATGTCCGTGATACCTTCCAGGTTCCGAAAGTGGGCATGATTGCCGGCTGTTCGATTATCCAGGGCAAGGTTGAGCGTCACGCCAAAGTTCGTGTTCTGCGAGACGGCGTGGTTATCTACACCGGAAAAATCTCTTCACTGCGACGTTTTAAAGATGATGTCAAAGAGGTGCTGACTGGATTTGAGTGCGGTATTGGTGTCGAGAATTTCAATGACATCAAGGTCGGTGACAATCTCGAGGCCTTTGTCCTTGACGAGGTTGAGGCAACTCTTTAA